One genomic window of Halococcus sediminicola includes the following:
- a CDS encoding S24/S26 family peptidase, with translation MGSGDGDEGWPGRWDGRGTDSGADEAANEGEGGWNADEVTDDEREDRDGAIERDEGGPVARARWFMNTDEEWVVFVREVVSSLAVVAIVGLLLFAVSGLWPPMVAIESPSMEPHMERGDLVFLMEEHRFAGGAAYDETGVVPYQAGAAAGYKEFSEYGDVIVYQPDGDEATTPIIHRARFWVNDSENWYEKADEEYLGGVEDCEKLANCPAPHEGFVTKGDNNGLYDQVDTGSGPISGPVRSEWVIGTAEFRIPWLGQIRLLFGSAGTSIGSPASSVSSVGSVSPADPQASIAVGGVGTSVGTENALAG, from the coding sequence ATGGGTTCCGGAGACGGGGACGAAGGATGGCCCGGGCGCTGGGACGGCCGGGGGACCGACTCCGGAGCGGACGAGGCGGCCAACGAGGGCGAGGGTGGATGGAACGCCGACGAGGTCACGGACGACGAACGCGAGGACCGTGACGGCGCGATCGAACGCGACGAGGGCGGACCGGTCGCGCGTGCGCGCTGGTTCATGAACACCGACGAGGAGTGGGTGGTGTTCGTCCGCGAGGTGGTTTCGAGCCTCGCGGTCGTGGCGATAGTCGGCCTGCTTCTGTTCGCTGTGTCCGGTCTCTGGCCGCCGATGGTCGCCATCGAGAGCCCGAGTATGGAACCCCACATGGAACGGGGTGACCTCGTCTTCTTGATGGAGGAACACCGCTTCGCCGGCGGGGCGGCCTACGACGAAACCGGCGTCGTCCCGTATCAGGCGGGTGCTGCCGCCGGCTACAAGGAGTTCAGCGAGTACGGTGACGTCATCGTCTACCAGCCCGACGGCGACGAGGCGACGACACCCATCATCCACCGCGCACGGTTCTGGGTCAACGACAGCGAGAACTGGTACGAGAAGGCCGACGAGGAGTATCTCGGCGGGGTCGAAGACTGCGAGAAGTTGGCGAACTGTCCGGCCCCACACGAGGGATTCGTCACGAAAGGCGACAACAACGGTCTCTACGATCAGGTCGACACCGGCAGCGGGCCGATCAGCGGCCCCGTCAGGTCCGAGTGGGTCATCGGGACCGCCGAGTTCAGGATCCCGTGGCTCGGCCAGATCCGACTGCTGTTCGGTTCGGCCGGAACCAGTATCGGTTCGCCCGCGAGTTCCGTTTCGTCCGTGGGTTCCGTTTCGCCTGCGGATCCGCAGGCGAGCATCGCCGTCGGCGGAGTTGGAACTAGCGTCGGAACCGAAAACGCACTCGCCGGCTGA
- a CDS encoding DUF7089 family protein, protein MFDPRDLSGELAAVRDEHAPDALVLDTERDFETLDPAVAESLGPLCESLDPVSYPAEWLPSDAPEPLRDYASSSFTVGMPGDGGVAWTTQTHPPTVFVKPRLAGSPESFVDFLVAEALVEVGLGEPEQFLGFFGERYRDLDEATSLDPAGTYQLAAALYDACLGRATYDIFADWEDDYPELHAAWTDAGERLAPRLADLPGEIAAGETSFAAAAELACSGVKHDVAIPTPFGALDTRAYREYGPDYAVEWATKTFEKLD, encoded by the coding sequence ATGTTCGACCCGCGCGACCTCTCGGGCGAACTCGCGGCCGTCCGCGACGAGCACGCCCCCGACGCGCTGGTCCTCGACACCGAACGGGACTTCGAGACGCTCGACCCGGCGGTCGCCGAATCGCTCGGGCCGCTCTGTGAGTCGCTCGACCCCGTTTCCTACCCCGCCGAGTGGCTTCCATCCGATGCGCCCGAACCCCTCCGCGACTACGCCAGCAGCTCGTTCACGGTCGGCATGCCCGGCGACGGCGGCGTCGCGTGGACTACCCAGACCCATCCACCCACGGTGTTCGTCAAACCTCGGCTCGCGGGCTCACCCGAGTCGTTCGTCGACTTCCTCGTCGCCGAGGCGCTGGTCGAAGTCGGTCTCGGCGAACCGGAGCAGTTCCTCGGCTTCTTCGGCGAGCGCTACCGCGACCTCGACGAGGCAACCTCGCTCGACCCCGCAGGCACGTACCAACTCGCCGCCGCGCTCTACGACGCCTGTCTCGGCCGCGCAACATACGATATCTTCGCCGACTGGGAGGACGATTATCCGGAACTCCACGCCGCGTGGACCGACGCCGGCGAACGCCTCGCGCCCCGGCTCGCCGACCTACCGGGCGAGATCGCCGCCGGCGAGACCTCCTTTGCGGCGGCCGCCGAACTCGCTTGTAGCGGGGTCAAACACGACGTCGCGATTCCGACGCCCTTCGGTGCGCTCGACACCCGTGCCTACCGCGAGTACGGTCCCGACTACGCCGTCGAGTGGGCGACGAAGACCTTCGAGAAACTCGATTAG
- a CDS encoding OapC/ArvC family zinc-ribbon domain-containing protein: protein MPHQCTDCGHTFPDGSKEMLSGCPDCGGNKFRFEPAADARASSATQSAADTADTPESRSADGQAPTQPPPTGDSSVDGPTAVDTEDSAQADARRDVASPDELAAGATSETGGEPNTSSAAETDPSSDTGDDGNDTDDDSEMAALRQELDDQFESIKILEPGQYELNLMELYNREEYIIALQEDGQYVIEVPESWHGD from the coding sequence ATGCCCCACCAGTGCACCGACTGCGGCCACACGTTCCCCGACGGCTCGAAGGAGATGCTGTCGGGCTGTCCGGACTGTGGCGGCAACAAGTTCCGATTCGAACCGGCGGCCGACGCGCGCGCATCGAGCGCCACACAGTCGGCGGCCGACACCGCAGACACGCCCGAATCCCGCTCTGCCGACGGCCAAGCACCGACTCAGCCCCCACCAACCGGCGATTCATCCGTCGACGGCCCGACAGCCGTCGACACCGAAGACAGCGCACAGGCCGACGCCCGGCGCGACGTCGCCTCACCCGACGAACTCGCCGCGGGCGCAACCTCCGAGACCGGCGGCGAACCTAATACTTCCTCCGCAGCCGAAACCGACCCCTCGTCCGACACCGGCGACGACGGGAACGACACGGATGACGATTCGGAGATGGCGGCGCTCCGGCAGGAACTCGACGACCAGTTCGAGAGCATCAAGATCCTTGAACCCGGCCAGTACGAACTCAACTTGATGGAACTCTACAACCGCGAGGAGTACATCATCGCCCTCCAGGAGGACGGCCAGTACGTCATCGAAGTGCCCGAATCCTGGCACGGCGACTAA
- a CDS encoding sulfurtransferase yields MSDYANDVLVSADWVEEHLDEFQSDDSDYRLLEVNNPTVTADSEYTAYEEGHAPGAIFFDWEEDFTDQHNRDILSKDAFEETMGEAGITEDDTIVFYGGGRVPNWFALFAYWQAKYYGHEDAKVLDGGKGYWVANDYPLTDEVPDFSAQDYNARGPFESIRAYRDDVDTAIEQGLPMVDVRSPEEFSGEVIAPEGLQETAQRGGHIPGASNVPIATILNDDDTFKSADELRELYAEAGVDGEESTIAYCRVGERSSIEWFALRELLGFEDVRNYDGSWTEWGSMIRTPIETGEGD; encoded by the coding sequence ATGAGTGATTACGCGAACGACGTGCTCGTCTCGGCTGACTGGGTCGAGGAGCACCTCGACGAGTTCCAGAGCGACGATTCCGACTACCGACTGCTAGAAGTGAACAACCCCACCGTCACGGCGGACTCGGAGTACACCGCCTACGAGGAGGGTCACGCGCCCGGCGCGATCTTCTTCGACTGGGAGGAGGACTTCACCGACCAGCACAACCGCGACATCCTCTCGAAGGACGCCTTCGAGGAGACGATGGGCGAGGCGGGCATCACCGAGGACGACACGATAGTGTTCTACGGTGGTGGCCGGGTTCCCAACTGGTTCGCGCTGTTCGCCTACTGGCAGGCCAAATACTACGGCCACGAGGACGCGAAGGTGCTCGACGGCGGGAAGGGCTACTGGGTCGCAAACGACTACCCGCTCACCGACGAGGTCCCCGACTTCAGTGCCCAGGATTACAACGCCCGTGGTCCCTTCGAATCGATCCGTGCCTACCGCGACGACGTCGACACGGCCATCGAGCAGGGACTGCCGATGGTCGACGTGCGCTCGCCCGAGGAGTTCTCCGGCGAGGTCATCGCCCCCGAGGGACTGCAGGAGACCGCCCAGCGCGGCGGTCACATCCCCGGTGCGTCGAACGTCCCCATCGCGACCATTCTGAACGACGACGACACGTTCAAAAGTGCCGACGAACTCCGCGAACTCTACGCCGAGGCCGGCGTCGACGGCGAGGAGTCGACCATCGCCTACTGCCGCGTCGGCGAGCGCTCTTCGATCGAGTGGTTCGCGCTGCGCGAACTGCTCGGCTTCGAGGACGTGCGGAACTACGACGGCTCGTGGACCGAGTGGGGCAGCATGATCCGCACCCCGATCGAGACCGGCGAGGGCGACTGA
- a CDS encoding DUF2391 family protein, translating into MARWRPRFQVADIAQQVVGGFLLAGPFVVTEEVWTLATNMGPLNTVFTVAIVLTIGYGALYKADDDRDPEREHAVVGVPVRFISLMGVAFGSVVILAMVFDAPETFLGTIAPEERLLTTLRAISVGAVFSVVGAATADSVF; encoded by the coding sequence ATGGCGAGATGGAGGCCCCGTTTTCAGGTGGCGGACATCGCCCAGCAGGTCGTCGGCGGGTTCTTGCTCGCCGGACCGTTCGTCGTCACCGAGGAGGTCTGGACGCTCGCGACGAACATGGGGCCGCTGAACACCGTGTTCACTGTTGCCATCGTCCTCACCATCGGCTACGGCGCGCTCTACAAGGCCGACGACGACCGCGACCCGGAGCGTGAGCACGCCGTCGTGGGGGTGCCGGTGCGATTCATCTCGCTGATGGGCGTCGCCTTCGGGTCGGTGGTCATCCTCGCGATGGTGTTCGACGCGCCGGAGACGTTTCTCGGAACGATCGCGCCCGAGGAGCGGCTGCTGACGACGCTGCGGGCCATCTCGGTGGGAGCGGTGTTCAGCGTCGTCGGGGCGGCCACCGCCGACAGCGTTTTCTGA
- a CDS encoding class I SAM-dependent methyltransferase: protein MTVREEFDAWAAEGRDRGMEERHWHTAKHALARMPVEPGERVLDLGTGSGYAGRALHEATGASVCGLDGSPEMARNARSYTDSDNIEFLVGDFDHLPFAENSLDHAFSMEAFYYAADPHAALRELRRTLRPGGTFSCAVNYYEENVHSHDWEDSISVAMTRWTMAEYREAFREAGFHVAAQDTIPDRDIEIPPSEEFPTDEFESREAMVERYRTFGTLLTVGVVP from the coding sequence ATGACCGTCAGAGAGGAGTTCGACGCGTGGGCCGCCGAGGGGCGCGACCGCGGGATGGAAGAGCGCCACTGGCACACCGCCAAACACGCCCTCGCGCGGATGCCCGTCGAGCCGGGTGAGCGCGTGCTCGATCTGGGCACCGGCAGCGGCTATGCCGGACGTGCTCTCCACGAGGCGACGGGTGCGTCCGTCTGCGGTCTCGACGGTTCACCCGAGATGGCACGCAACGCCCGGTCGTACACCGATTCAGATAATATCGAGTTTCTCGTCGGCGATTTCGACCACCTCCCGTTCGCCGAGAACTCCCTCGATCACGCCTTCTCGATGGAGGCGTTCTACTACGCCGCCGACCCCCACGCGGCTCTCCGTGAACTCCGGCGCACGCTGCGCCCGGGTGGGACGTTCTCCTGTGCGGTCAACTACTACGAGGAGAACGTCCACAGCCACGACTGGGAGGATTCGATCAGTGTGGCGATGACCCGCTGGACGATGGCCGAGTATCGGGAGGCGTTCCGCGAGGCGGGCTTTCACGTCGCCGCGCAGGACACCATCCCCGACCGCGACATCGAGATTCCACCGAGCGAGGAGTTTCCGACCGACGAGTTCGAGAGCCGCGAGGCGATGGTCGAGCGCTATCGTACCTTCGGGACGCTGCTCACCGTCGGCGTCGTCCCCTGA
- a CDS encoding YHS domain-containing protein, with translation MQCTVCGADIHKEDEPEQAEHEGETYYFDSTECQERFEENPGEYA, from the coding sequence ATGCAGTGTACGGTTTGTGGAGCCGACATCCACAAGGAGGACGAACCGGAGCAGGCCGAACACGAGGGCGAGACGTACTACTTCGACTCGACGGAGTGCCAAGAGCGCTTCGAGGAGAATCCCGGCGAGTACGCCTGA
- a CDS encoding DUF2073 domain-containing protein, translated as MSEADDSTGDADGSGVQLDMISGERMDQLASMEKIRLILDSVHDGNIVILEEGLDPDEESKLIEVTMTEISPDEFTGIEIETYPGSTKSGGGFLDRLMGRETETKLTVIGPANRLETLHKDETLISALVTRK; from the coding sequence ATGTCCGAAGCAGACGACTCCACCGGCGACGCCGACGGCAGCGGCGTCCAACTGGACATGATCAGCGGCGAGCGGATGGACCAGCTCGCAAGCATGGAGAAGATTCGACTGATCCTCGACAGCGTCCACGACGGTAACATCGTCATCCTCGAAGAGGGTCTCGACCCCGACGAGGAGTCGAAGCTCATCGAGGTGACGATGACCGAGATCAGCCCCGACGAATTCACCGGCATCGAGATCGAGACCTACCCCGGCTCGACGAAATCCGGTGGGGGATTCCTCGACCGGCTGATGGGTCGCGAGACGGAGACGAAACTCACCGTCATCGGGCCGGCCAACCGTCTCGAAACCCTCCACAAGGACGAGACGCTCATCTCGGCGCTCGTCACGCGCAAGTGA
- a CDS encoding DUF7090 family protein gives MDYALAVEDTPETIAGGTGVLLVHPSTGETDRIDTDFLKTDTDHFLVVSTRTTAREVEQKLEHYDVDREKATILDALSIERGYSRRSGEGVHYVSSPDDLEGIVETVGEFLDTHSGKLRVSVDSVTEMAYYADEERAREAVAALLDLLETHDAVGLFHLAEEVHDESVVEDYRELFDGVISLDIDGEVRGTF, from the coding sequence ATGGATTACGCGCTCGCAGTCGAGGACACTCCCGAGACGATCGCCGGCGGGACCGGCGTGCTCCTGGTGCACCCGAGCACGGGTGAAACTGACAGAATCGACACCGACTTCCTCAAGACCGACACGGACCACTTTTTGGTGGTCTCGACACGAACCACCGCCCGCGAAGTCGAACAGAAACTCGAACACTACGACGTCGACCGGGAGAAGGCGACGATTCTGGATGCCCTGAGCATCGAGCGCGGCTACTCGCGGCGGTCCGGCGAAGGAGTCCATTACGTCTCCTCGCCGGACGATCTGGAGGGCATCGTCGAGACCGTCGGCGAGTTTCTCGACACGCATTCGGGAAAGCTCCGCGTGAGCGTCGACTCGGTCACCGAGATGGCCTACTACGCCGACGAGGAGCGCGCCCGCGAGGCCGTCGCGGCGCTGCTCGACCTCCTGGAGACTCACGACGCCGTCGGACTGTTCCACCTCGCGGAGGAAGTCCACGACGAGTCGGTCGTCGAGGACTATCGGGAACTGTTCGACGGCGTGATTTCGCTCGATATCGACGGCGAGGTTCGCGGCACGTTCTAA
- a CDS encoding Era-like GTP-binding protein, which translates to MGLLAGLRDSISDLFSGGQKQRRIGIYGPPNAGKTTLANRIARDWTGDAVGPESHIPHETRRARRKEDIEIERNGKSVNIDIVDTPGVATKVDYEEFIEHDMEKDDAVRRSREATEGVAEAMHWLREDVDGVIYVLDSAEDPFTQVNTMLVGIIESQDLPVLIFANKIDLEDASIQRIKNAFPQHETVPLSALEGENMDEVYEKIAEYFG; encoded by the coding sequence ATGGGACTACTCGCAGGACTCAGAGACAGCATTTCGGACCTCTTTTCGGGCGGGCAGAAACAGCGCCGCATCGGCATCTACGGACCGCCGAACGCGGGCAAGACGACGCTCGCGAACCGCATCGCGCGCGACTGGACCGGCGACGCCGTGGGGCCGGAGAGCCACATTCCCCACGAAACGCGGCGCGCCCGGCGAAAGGAGGACATCGAGATCGAGCGCAACGGCAAGTCGGTGAACATCGACATCGTCGATACACCAGGTGTGGCCACGAAGGTCGACTACGAGGAGTTCATCGAGCACGATATGGAGAAGGACGACGCCGTGCGCCGGTCCAGAGAGGCGACCGAGGGCGTCGCCGAGGCGATGCACTGGCTGCGCGAGGACGTCGACGGCGTCATCTACGTGCTCGACTCGGCCGAAGACCCCTTCACTCAGGTGAACACGATGCTCGTCGGCATCATCGAGAGCCAGGACCTCCCCGTCCTGATCTTCGCCAACAAGATCGACCTCGAGGACGCGAGCATCCAGCGCATCAAGAACGCCTTCCCTCAACACGAGACCGTTCCCCTGTCGGCGCTCGAAGGTGAGAACATGGACGAGGTGTACGAGAAAATCGCGGAGTACTTCGGCTGA
- a CDS encoding Cdc6/Cdc18 family protein, with the protein MTGNDRPTDDRTAGDPLENSDEDAGGDTPSEPSTDHTSILSEDDDETSSRGDQPDDADEPRTEAEPGLFDDLLSGEPIFENKDVLRPSYTPERLPHRNEQINTMATVLVGALRGETPSNILIYGKTGTGKTASAKFVSNELETTSRKYAVPCEVEYINCEVTDTQYRVLAQLANTFIEANETHIEQRLDDLRTLADRAETDPTALDNPDVDAEFDSVDEIERRIEELEADLDDFEPVPMTGWPTDRVYSTFFEAVDYHERVVVIMLDEIDKLVEKSGDDTLYNLSRMNSELENSRVSILGISNDLKFTEFLDPRVKSSLGEEEIVFPPYDATQLRDILSARADIAFVENALSEDVIPLCAAFAAQEHGDARRALDLLRTAGELAERGQTERVDEEHVRDAQEKIELDRVVEVVRTLPTQSKVVLFAVILLERNGAQNINTGEVYNIYRRLCDEIDADVLTQRRVTDLISELDMLGIVNAVVVSKGRYGRTKEMNLSVPIDDTEAVLTSDSRLGDIEDVQPFVQARFDS; encoded by the coding sequence ATGACAGGGAACGACCGACCAACCGACGACCGCACCGCCGGGGACCCACTGGAGAACTCCGACGAGGATGCCGGCGGCGACACACCGTCCGAGCCATCCACCGACCACACGAGCATCCTGTCCGAAGACGACGATGAGACTTCGAGTCGTGGGGACCAACCCGACGACGCCGACGAGCCACGAACGGAGGCCGAACCGGGACTGTTCGACGACCTCCTCAGCGGCGAACCGATCTTCGAGAACAAGGACGTGCTCAGGCCGTCGTACACGCCCGAACGACTCCCCCATCGCAACGAACAGATCAACACGATGGCGACGGTGCTCGTCGGCGCGCTCCGTGGCGAGACCCCCTCGAACATCCTCATCTACGGGAAAACCGGTACTGGGAAGACCGCGAGCGCGAAGTTCGTCAGCAACGAACTCGAAACCACCTCGCGGAAGTACGCCGTCCCCTGCGAGGTCGAGTACATCAACTGCGAGGTGACCGACACCCAGTACCGGGTGCTTGCCCAGCTCGCGAACACCTTCATCGAGGCCAACGAGACCCACATCGAACAGCGCCTCGACGACCTCCGTACCCTCGCCGACCGCGCCGAGACCGACCCGACGGCACTCGATAACCCCGACGTCGACGCCGAATTCGATTCCGTCGACGAAATCGAGCGTCGCATCGAAGAATTGGAGGCCGACCTCGACGACTTCGAACCCGTCCCGATGACCGGTTGGCCGACCGACCGCGTCTACTCCACCTTCTTCGAGGCGGTCGATTACCACGAGCGCGTCGTCGTCATCATGCTCGACGAGATCGACAAGCTCGTCGAGAAGAGCGGCGACGACACCCTCTACAACCTCTCGCGGATGAACTCCGAACTGGAGAACTCGCGCGTCTCGATCCTCGGCATCTCGAATGACCTCAAGTTCACCGAATTCCTCGACCCGCGGGTCAAATCCTCCCTGGGCGAAGAGGAGATCGTCTTCCCGCCCTACGACGCCACCCAACTGCGTGACATCCTCTCGGCGCGCGCGGACATCGCCTTCGTCGAGAACGCCCTCTCGGAGGACGTCATCCCGCTCTGTGCGGCCTTTGCCGCCCAGGAACACGGCGACGCCCGGCGCGCGCTCGACCTCCTCCGGACGGCGGGCGAACTCGCCGAGCGCGGCCAGACCGAGCGCGTCGACGAAGAGCACGTCCGCGACGCCCAGGAGAAGATCGAACTCGACAGGGTGGTCGAGGTCGTCCGCACCCTCCCGACCCAGTCGAAGGTCGTCCTCTTCGCCGTCATCCTGCTCGAACGTAACGGCGCACAGAACATCAACACCGGCGAAGTCTACAACATCTATCGCCGGCTCTGTGACGAGATCGACGCCGACGTGCTCACCCAGCGCCGCGTCACGGACCTCATCTCCGAACTCGACATGCTCGGCATCGTCAACGCGGTCGTGGTCTCGAAGGGAAGATACGGTCGCACCAAGGAGATGAATCTTTCAGTGCCCATCGACGACACCGAGGCCGTGCTCACGAGCGACTCTCGACTCGGCGACATCGAGGACGTCCAGCCGTTCGTGCAGGCACGCTTCGACAGCTAA
- a CDS encoding DNA-directed DNA polymerase II small subunit gives MPRSTSVRVVTELASRGYNAEREAVTLIAGANDPERTIERAVESVPENALTISAEHVRRSIDADEPASTTATHNPSVSGGNHDTPVETETTAPVETEGSGEADGKADAPTGRSADPELRSLAIDGDITGRSTGTGEYADFVGTFRDRYERLSKLLRSRVNHRPTEAVHAMAGGSDAAIVGMISDIRSTANGHWLVELEDTTGTFPCLVMKDRELAGVVDELLLDEVIAVEGTLAGDGGILFVDDLHFPDVPRTYRPSTADRHVRAALISDVHVGSQEFAREAWSAFADWLHTEEASAVEYLLVAGDMVEGVGVYPNQDEELDIVDIYEQYEQFAEYLKEVPGDMEILLIPGNHDAVRLAEPQPGFDDDLREIMSAHDPHISGNPSTVTVEGVSILMYHGVSLDEVIAELPEEKANYDEPHKPMYQLLKKRHVAPQYGGHTRIAPEERDYLVMEEVPDVFHTGHVHKLGYGKYHNVLALNSGCWQEQTSFQKSVNIDPDVGYAPIVDLDTLDLTIQKFR, from the coding sequence GTGCCGCGTTCGACCTCGGTCCGCGTCGTCACCGAACTCGCCAGCCGCGGCTACAACGCCGAGCGCGAGGCCGTCACGCTCATCGCGGGCGCGAACGACCCCGAACGCACCATCGAGCGTGCCGTCGAATCGGTCCCGGAGAACGCACTCACCATCTCGGCCGAACACGTCCGACGCAGTATCGACGCCGACGAACCCGCCTCCACGACAGCGACTCACAACCCCTCTGTTTCGGGTGGAAACCACGATACACCGGTCGAAACCGAAACTACTGCTCCAGTCGAAACGGAGGGGTCTGGCGAGGCCGATGGAAAAGCCGACGCACCGACCGGCCGCTCCGCCGACCCGGAGCTGCGCTCGCTCGCCATCGACGGCGACATTACCGGTCGTTCGACCGGCACGGGCGAGTACGCCGACTTCGTGGGCACCTTCCGCGACCGCTACGAGCGCCTCTCGAAACTACTGCGCTCGCGGGTCAACCACCGCCCGACCGAGGCCGTCCACGCGATGGCGGGCGGCAGCGACGCCGCCATCGTCGGGATGATCTCGGACATCCGCTCGACCGCGAACGGCCACTGGCTGGTCGAACTCGAAGACACGACCGGCACCTTCCCGTGTCTCGTCATGAAGGACCGCGAACTCGCCGGCGTCGTGGACGAACTTCTGCTCGACGAGGTAATCGCCGTCGAGGGAACCCTCGCCGGCGACGGCGGCATTCTGTTCGTCGACGACCTCCACTTTCCCGACGTCCCGCGCACCTACCGACCCTCGACGGCCGACCGCCACGTCCGCGCGGCGCTCATCTCGGACGTTCACGTGGGAAGCCAGGAGTTCGCCCGCGAGGCGTGGTCGGCCTTTGCCGACTGGCTCCACACCGAGGAAGCGAGCGCCGTCGAGTACCTCCTCGTCGCCGGCGACATGGTCGAGGGCGTGGGCGTCTATCCGAATCAAGACGAGGAACTCGACATCGTGGACATCTACGAGCAGTACGAGCAGTTCGCGGAGTATCTGAAGGAAGTGCCCGGCGACATGGAGATCCTCTTGATCCCCGGCAACCACGACGCCGTTCGCCTCGCCGAACCCCAACCCGGCTTCGACGACGACCTCCGGGAGATCATGAGCGCCCACGACCCCCACATCTCGGGCAATCCCTCGACCGTCACCGTCGAAGGCGTCTCGATCCTGATGTATCACGGCGTGAGCCTCGACGAGGTCATCGCCGAACTCCCCGAGGAGAAGGCGAACTACGACGAACCTCACAAACCGATGTACCAGCTCCTCAAGAAACGCCACGTCGCACCCCAATATGGCGGTCACACGCGCATCGCGCCCGAGGAACGCGACTACCTCGTGATGGAGGAGGTCCCCGATGTCTTCCACACGGGCCACGTCCACAAACTCGGCTACGGCAAGTATCACAACGTGCTCGCACTGAATTCGGGCTGTTGGCAGGAGCAGACGAGCTTCCAAAAGAGCGTCAACATCGACCCCGACGTGGGCTACGCGCCCATCGTTGACCTCGACACGCTCGACCTCACCATTCAGAAGTTCCGGTAA